In the genome of Kluyveromyces marxianus DMKU3-1042 DNA, complete genome, chromosome 1, one region contains:
- the EXG1 gene encoding glucan 1,3-beta-glucosidase gives MMLSINQALSVLLFLVSVCFATPLPLSKRYLDYDSYKVKGVNIGGWLVLEPFITPSLFEAFRTNNDNDDGIPVDEYHYCQQLGKDEATKRLTQHYSTWITEDDFAEMAKTGLNMVRIPIGYWAFDLLDDDPYVTGVQEGFLDQAIGWASKYNLKVWVDLHGAPGSQNGFDNSGLRDQIKFQEDQNTQLLKNVLMHIIEKYSGENYTDTVIGVEVLNEPLGPNIDMNKLKDLNNWAYDYLRNQVKGDQVLVIHDAFQAPQYWNDQLTLSDGNYGVLVDHHHYQVFSPGELSRSMDDHISVACQQGWDSVFEGHWNLVGEWSAALTDCAKWLNGVGVGYRYDGSFNKNGDTSYYIGSCEGSQDITTWSEDKKNNYRKYIEAQLDAYEMRNGWIYWCWKTESTLEWDYKNLVQNGLFPQPLDDRQFPNQCHYGG, from the coding sequence ATGATGCTATCCATTAACCAAGCACTCTCGGTTCTACTATTTTTGGTATCGGTTTGCTTTGCGACACCGCTCCCACTCTCGAAGAGGTACCTGGACTATGACAGTTACAAGGTCAAAGGTGTGAATATCGGAGGATGGCTTGTGTTGGAGCCATTTATCACTCCTTCTTTATTCGAGGCATTCCGTACCAATAATGACAACGATGACGGAATTCCTGTGGACGAGTACCATTACTGCCAGCAACTTGGTAAGGACGAGGCTACTAAGAGACTAACGCAGCATTATTCTACCTGGATTACCGAGGATGATTTTGCTGAGATGGCGAAGACGGGTTTGAACATGGTTAGAATTCCAATTGGTTACTGGGCCTTTGATTTGCTAGACGATGATCCATATGTCACCGGAGTTCAAGAAGGGTTCTTGGATCAGGCCATTGGATGGGCTAGTAAGTACAATTTGAAAGTGTGGGTTGATTTGCACGGTGCCCCAGGCTCTCAAAACGGGTTTGACAACTCTGGTCTAAGAGATCAGATCAAGTTCCAAGAGGACCAAAACACAcaacttttgaagaatgtGTTGATGCACATTATTGAAAAGTACTCTGGAGAAAACTACACCGACACTGTTATTGGTGTTGAAGTGTTGAACGAGCCATTGGGACCAAACATTGACATGAACAAGCTGAAGGACTTGAACAACTGGGCTTACGACTACTTGAGAAACCAGGTCAAGGGCGACCAAGTCTTGGTCATCCACGACGCATTCCAAGCTCCACAATACTGGAACGATCAATTGACACTTTCCGACGGCAACTACGGTGTTCTTGTGGACCACCACCACTACCAAGTCTTTTCTCCTGGCGAGTTGAGCAGGTCCATGGACGACCACATTAGCGTCGCATGCCAGCAAGGTTGGGATTCTGTGTTCGAGGGCCACTGGAACCTAGTTGGTGAATGGTCTGCTGCATTGACCGATTGTGCCAAATGGTTGAAcggtgttggtgttggCTACAGATACGACGGttccttcaacaagaacGGTGACACCTCGTACTACATTGGCTCCTGTGAAGGCAGCCAAGACATCACCACATGGTCtgaagacaagaagaacaactaCAGGAAGTACATCGAGGCTCAACTCGACGCTTACGAGATGAGAAACGGGTGGATCTACTGGTGTTGGAAGACCGAAAGCACTTTGGAGTGGGACTACAAGAACTTGGTGCAAAACGGCTTGTTCCCACAACCATTGGACGATAGACAGTTCCCTAACCAATGTCATTACGGAGGTTAA
- the WWM1 gene encoding Wwm1p, which yields MASEDQPPKVPDGWKAVFDKEYKTWFYVNLKTNESQWEEPKGTTWPHIDSQRPAGPPPPPTYDKATGQSARTGQPYPGQQYPQQPYPQQPYGQAPYGQVPYGQPGYGQPGYGQPYGQPAYGQPAYGQRAYGQQPYAPQQKASGGSKYGGAMMGGLAGMGTGLLAGSLLTSAMQPDVYVEENNYYDGGDGGGDYGGGDFDGGDF from the coding sequence ATGGCAAGCGAAGACCAACCACCTAAGGTTCCGGACGGCTGGAAAGCTGTCTTCGACAAGGAATATAAAACGTGGTTCTACGTAAACCTGAAAACCAACGAGTCACAATGGGAAGAACCCAAGGGAACGACATGGCCTCACATAGACTCCCAGAGACCAGCAGGTCccccaccaccaccaactTACGATAAAGCTACTGGACAATCGGCAAGAACCGGACAGCCTTACCCAGGCCAGCAGTATCCTCAACAGCCATACCCACAACAGCCATACGGACAAGCACCATACGGACAAGTGCCATACGGACAACCGGGTTATGGTCAACCAGGTTATGGTCAGCCTTATGGACAGCCAGCCTACGGACAGCCAGCCTACGGGCAACGGGCTTACGGGCAACAACCATACGCTCCACAGCAGAAGGCAAGCGGTGGCAGCAAGTATGGTGGTGCCATGATGGGTGGTCTGGCTGGTATGGGTACTGGTTTGCTTGCTGGTTCTCTACTCACAAGTGCTATGCAGCCTGATGTCTACGTCGAAGAGAACAATTACTACGACGGCGGTGATGGCGGTGGCGATTACGGTGGAGGCGACTTCGATGGCGGCGACTTCTGA
- the MSB1 gene encoding Msb1p has protein sequence MAEVKPLPQAPLRNQDRTDESMSTESNKETKGTVTKNDDDDDDEFEFFHEFKRDKVRSPIHQITNELKIRGIDTEYLFLPFRPEQTNEKLLSFLNALFPLGNGQPVADDKIPKILSKTDVWTLLQALKYIWCRLPKGEIIGWPAYIEFKNKEAEQNYSQKSFLEIMPKCLDSPNHASIVYDFFDLIVTLASNSKKNKMSARKISKMCAIWAFQTSHYVKASTSDASRKADVNGYKEGLKDWVPASEAMFHLLLAFIRSFVPTDSSKVKLPKSLRNILFDNAYPPKTADTFNHDTVLTVPLVTLTTTKFSRKPWQLIERCNELMSFDEPENFVTREDYALLKSLFKKKDNTGGISSKMSKESKRLMKCMSTKHSTFQAGWGKRKNLSVPNSKVIKDSLSISRVDIDDYFIWAWLSTLSYEQTTQKRRLFGRSLILEFEFDGFKKWLILEESDAMLVNKTYETDTMADSSNSVGSDEMKNKFLEQVEKAKVDGENPNSVTENVKNDAAVNAKKPVHQLQEPVPVVEVKSKPLPIPQNIVSQDHKATKASQYTVAAPKSHSEIMSNMVLDSSQPSEPSKEDRSSAVATNQMHMQARENRAVAPQEIPQGRSSPVRQRTTPPPHIYQNPEPMPPKPRTPVQSQSVQPENVPTENDANEKPVPIFTSPYSKSNTEKLASNPSFGTYRPQYRDLSPTPTPLSMSQNPSLAESVVRQSSSTYDENSIRELPVETYGKPTRRNPSESHAINQAPSSNAKETEIGSKPAKDNVSSAEPPGDKDMADLTSMVDDMTLEMIIADPGDAVKDLDASVRTTEEKFETLTMFDKYKMQAEEGKPLSERLNTSEVSVVTPLDLPSNTALPPKRVQVGDEIAKSAIGRNAISEKNLPSVPKPVPVDVARNDQVKSPDVYPVESRSHYLDPNSNINDRGSQSASPNRVQNSPNQQYVYGSPNGSAEPVVETRGRVMEHTQAQANFAPTYTNQRSPIPPQEQARRVSPRIYQENIPSVSPTRQQASRSPDRYGYDYPSEGYAYSEPNYGVPVPEAQSYREQRAPNPSQNVNYGSPYATQREQSERPNDGRQRLDPRAHNQRHLSPEGQRYNQHPPTGHVASHSPQPMGYPGQPVSNRTFMSPTPNQNMPPQSGHPYQGHPSNRGALSYDPRRAQAGAVPQSIPQGAPYHGPHHVPPNSMPQGVPQGVPQGMGGAPYGPQRYRNQSPTPHQQIYTSPPPMQQAQFRSPGNRGRQVQHQSPVAPQHAFAPDAPVKNKLHSGNIAKNTNRKKLYADIRNGNFGI, from the coding sequence ATGGCTGAAGTGAAACCGCTGCCGCAGGCACCGCTGAGGAATCAAGATAGAACAGATGAATCAATGAGTACAGAATcaaataaagaaacaaagggTACTGTGACgaaaaatgatgatgatgatgatgatgagtttgaattttttcatGAATTTAAAAGGGACAAGGTAAGATCGCCTATTCATCAAATTACAAATGAATTGAAGATTAGGGGCATTGATACGGAGTACTTGTTTTTACCATTTAGGCCAGAACAAACAAACGAAAAACTTCTATCTTTTTTAAACGCATTATTTCCCCTTGGTAATGGTCAACCAGTTGCAGATGACAAGATTCCCAAGATTCTAAGCAAAACTGATGTATGGACTTTGCTGCAGgctttgaaatatatcTGGTGTAGGTTACCTAAAGGTGAAATTATAGGTTGGCCAGCGTATATTGAATTTAAGAATAAAGAGGCTGAACAGAACTACTCGCAGAAGTCATTTTTAGAGATAATGCCAAAATGTTTAGACTCGCCAAATCATGCATCAATTGTATATGACTTTTTTGATCTAATTGTTACATTGGCATCGAACTCGAAAAAGAATAAGATGAGTGCGAGAAAGATATCCAAGATGTGCGCTATATGGGCCTTTCAAACCAGCCACTACGTAAAGGCATCCACATCAGATGCATCAAGAAAGGCAGACGTAAATGGATATAAAGAAGGATTGAAAGATTGGGTTCCAGCATCTGAAGCTATGTTCCATTTGTTGCTCGCATTTATTCGGTCGTTTGTTCCAACGGACTCCAGTAAAGTCAAGCTTCCTAAGAGCTTGAGAAATATCTTATTTGACAACGCATATCCGCCCAAAACAGCAGATACTTTCAATCATGACACCGTTCTTACTGTGCCTTTAGTGACGTTAACGACAACGAAGTTTTCCAGGAAACCATGGCAATTGATTGAAAGGTGTAATGAGTTAATGAGCTTTGACGAACCAGAAAATTTTGTGACAAGGGAAGACTACGCTTTGCTCAAATCTctgttcaagaaaaaggacAACACCGGAGGTATAAGCAGTAAGATGTCAAAGGAATCCAAACGACTAATGAAGTGTATGTCAACAAAACATTCTACATTTCAAGCAGGATGGGGTAAACGGAAGAACCTAAGCGTACCTAATTCCAAGGTAATAAAGGATTCACTCTCTATCAGTCGTGTAGACATTGATGATTATTTTATTTGGGCTTGGCTCTCGACTTTGTCATATGAGCAAACCACACAAAAACGCCGTTTGTTCGGGAGATCCTtaattttggaatttgaatttgacgGATTTAAAAAATGGCTTATATTAGAGGAAAGCGATGCGATGCTGGTAAATAAAACATATGAGACAGATACTATGGCTGATAGTTCTAATAGTGTGGGTTCtgatgaaatgaaaaataagTTCCTGGAACAGGTTGAAAAGGCCAAGGTGGACGGCGAGAATCCTAACTCCGTCACAGAAAATGTCAAAAATGATGCGGCTGTAAATGCCAAGAAACCTGTCCATCAACTACAAGAACCTGTTCCAGTAGTCGAAGTTAAATCAAAACCATTACCGATACCGCAAAATATAGTTAGCCAAGATCATAAGGCAACGAAAGCATCACAATATACAGTAGCTGCTCCAAAGAGCCACTCCGAAATTATGTCCAATATGGTACTCGACTCTTCTCAACCTTCGGAACCTTCTAAAGAGGATAGATCCTCAGCCGTTGCAACAAACCAAATGCATATGCAAGCTAGAGAAAACCGTGCAGTCGCTCCACAAGAAATTCCCCAAGGGAGAAGCTCCCCGGTACGACAAAGAACAACACCTCCGCCGCATATTTACCAAAATCCTGAGCCCATGCCTCCAAAGCCCCGTACACCCGTGCAGTCTCAGAGTGTACAGCCGGAGAATGTACCAACAGAGAATGATGCGAATGAGAAGCCCGTTCCGATATTCACTAGTCCTTACAGTAAATCGAATACAGAAAAACTAGCGTCTAACCCCAGTTTTGGTACGTATCGGCCACAATATCGGGATTTATCACCTACCCCCACTCCGTTGTCAATGAGTCAAAACCCAAGCTTGGCTGAATCGGTAGTTAGACAATCTTCCTCAACGTACGATGAAAACAGTATCAGAGAGTTGCCGGTAGAAACGTACGGAAAACCAACTCGCAGGAATCCAAGTGAAAGTCATGCAATAAATCAGGCACCATCTTCCAATGCCAAGGAAACTGAAATTGGATCAAAACCTGCCAAGGATAATGTCTCGTCTGCTGAACCCCCTGGTGATAAAGATATGGCAGATTTAACTAGCATGGTTGATGATATGACTTTGGAGATGATAATCGCTGATCCTGGTGATGCTGTGAAGGACTTGGATGCTAGTGTACGTACAACGGAGGAGAAGTTTGAAACTCTAACGATGTTCgataaatataaaatgCAAGCGGAAGAAGGCAAACCTTTAAGCGAAAGGTTGAACACCAGTGAAGTCAGTGTTGTTACACCTTTGGACCTACCTAGTAATACTGCATTGCCACCTAAACGCGTTCAAGTTGGCGATGAGATTGCGAAGTCCGCCATTGGCCGGAATGCGATCTCTGAGAAGAATCTGCCTTCTGTTCCGAAGCCAGTTCCTGTTGATGTTGCTAGAAATGATCAAGTTAAGTCGCCCGATGTCTATCCGGTAGAATCTAGATCGCATTACTTAGATCCGAATTCGAATATTAATGACAGGGGCTCACAGTCTGCATCTCCGAATAGGGTTCAAAATAGTCCTAATCAGCAATATGTTTATGGTAGTCCAAATGGTAGTGCAGAACCCGTCGTCGAAACTAGAGGCAGAGTAATGGAACATACACAAGCTCAAGCCAATTTCGCACCTACTTATACAAACCAAAGAAGTCCAATCCCTCCTCAAGAACAAGCACGGAGGGTGTCGCCTAGGATTTATCAGGAAAACATTCCTAGTGTATCTCCCACCAGGCAGCAGGCTAGTCGCTCGCCTGACAGATACGGCTACGACTATCCAAGTGAAGGCTATGCTTATAGCGAACCTAACTACGGAGTACCGGTTCCTGAAGCACAGTCTTATAGAGAACAAAGAGCACCAAATCCATCTCAAAATGTGAACTACGGTTCGCCTTATGCAACACAGCGTGAACAGTCTGAAAGGCCTAATGATGGCAGACAAAGATTAGATCCGCGGGCGCATAACCAAAGGCACTTATCACCGGAGGGTCAAAGATATAATCAACATCCACCTACTGGGCATGTGGCCAGTCATTCTCCACAACCGATGGGTTATCCAGGCCAACCGGTTTCAAACAGAACGTTCATGTCACCGACaccaaatcaaaatatgCCACCTCAGAGTGGTCACCCTTATCAAGGACATCCCTCAAACCGTGGGGCTTTAAGCTACGATCCAAGGAGAGCTCAGGCGGGTGCTGTACCTCAATCGATACCTCAAGGGGCGCCTTATCATGGGCCTCATCATGTGCCACCCAACTCTATGCCACAGGGTGTGCCACAGGGTGTGCCACAAGGCATGGGTGGAGCCCCATATGGTCCTCAGAGATATAGGAATCAATCTCCAACCCCACATCAGCAGATCTACACATCACCTCCGCCTATGCAACAGGCACAATTCCGCTCACCTGGAAACAGAGGCAGACAAGTACAACATCAATCGCCGGTTGCACCCCAACATGCATTTGCTCCAGACGCACCTGTAAAGAATAAGCTGCATAGCGGTAATATTGCTAAGAATACTAATAGAAAGAAACTATATGCGGATATTCGTAACGGAAATTTTGGTATTTAG
- the ECM38 gene encoding gamma-glutamyltransferase, whose translation MLFSTPYLWLLLLGSVDALSPHILAKQPDISIDIDRSPSLTPDQGLLKIGGKYAVASDLEICNNLTMNKIFLKYPGSNAVDAAVTVALCIGMVNFFNSGIGGGGFSVISTKQEKVTYDFREMAPQLSNKTMFNDKEDYASIIGGLAIAVPGELAGLYKMWEEHGSGKITWAEVLQPVIELGYEGWEIGEVLGASLGAYQHFLTMNYEDWKFVFNHDGTIKKEGDWIRRPTLSKTLEVLAKNGSAAPFYDPKSYLVKSMVSKIQQHGGIITAEDFTQYSVRREKPLTTLIRHGWENMPDNDLTVLTSSGSSSGAALIAALKILDGFSSVTGGDYLTEQTYQLVEAMKWLASARSRLGDYVHKDSLPSRIESILNDTWIKNAVNKIKENSQEGEFRTLPHWKDYNPVYELNEPHGTAHFSVVDDQHNAVSLTTTVNLLFGSLVHDPVTGVIFNNEMDDFSIPGRSNSFGLAPSAYNFIEPGKRPLSSMVPTIILNELGLPDMVVGASGGSRISPSVLQVITRRYWYQMPLLEAIAYPRVHHQLLPDVLEVESIPMLGKSLIKQLEEMGHFPKELPSRSVVNGICRVNAEWHAVSDYWRKRGIAAAI comes from the coding sequence ATGTTATTTTCAACGCCCTATTTatggttgttgttgctagGCAGTGTTGATGCTTTAAGTCCACATATATTGGCGAAGCAACCAGATATTTCGATAGATATAGACCGTTCTCCAAGCCTAACACCAGATCAAGGTCTTTTGAAGATTGGCGGTAAATACGCAGTTGCATCAGACTTGGAGATATGTAATAATCTGACAATGAACAAgatattcttgaagtatCCAGGCTCTAATGCGGTGGATGCTGCAGTAACCGTTGCCCTATGTATAGGGATGGttaatttctttaataGTGGTATTGGTGGAGGTGGCTTCAGTGTCATTTCTACCAAACAGGAGAAAGTAACGTATGATTTCAGAGAAATGGCACCGCAGTTGAGCAACAAGACGATGTTTAATGACAAAGAGGATTACGCTTCTATCATTGGAGGCCTGGCAATTGCTGTTCCTGGAGAACTAGCAGGTCTATATAAAATGTGGGAAGAGCATGGTAGTGGGAAAATAACATGGGCAGAGGTTTTGCAACCTGTAATTGAGTTAGGATATGAAGGTTGGGAGATAGGGGAAGTTCTTGGGGCATCGCTAGGTGCTTACCAGCATTTTTTGACGATGAACTATGAAGACTGGaaatttgttttcaacCACGACGGTACCATCAAAAAAGAGGGAGATTGGATACGGAGACCGACACTCTCAAAAACACTTGAAGTTCTAGCTAAAAATGGGTCTGCAGCACCCTTCTATGATCCCAAGTCGTATTTGGTTAAGTCTATGgtttcaaaaattcaacagCATGGAGGCATTATTACGGCAGAGGACTTCACTCAGTATTCAGtgagaagagaaaaacCACTAACAACTCTAATTCGCCATGGCTGGGAGAACATGCCAGACAATGATCTCACTGTCTTAACATCGAGTGGATCATCCAGTGGAGCCGCATTGATTGCAGCATTGAAAATCTTAGATGGATTCTCATCGGTGACTGGTGGAGATTACTTAACTGAGCAAACTTATCAATTAGTGGAGGCTATGAAATGGTTAGCCAGTGCAAGGTCAAGATTGGGGGACTATGTTCATAAAGACAGTCTTCCTTCTAGAATAGAATCGATCTTAAATGATACTTGGATTAAGAACGCTGttaataaaataaaagaaaatagcCAAGAAGGTGAATTTCGTACATTACCACACTGGAAAGATTATAATCCAGTATATGAATTGAATGAGCCACACGGAACGGCGCATTTTTCTGTTGTCGATGATCAACACAATGCTGTATCTTTAACTACCACTGTTAATCTATTATTTGGCTCGCTAGTTCACGATCCAGTTACTGGTGTCATTTTCAACAATGAAATGGATGACTTTTCCATACCTGGGCGCTCTAATAGTTTCGGATTGGCCCCATCTGCTTACAATTTCATTGAACCCGGTAAGAGACCTTTATCGTCCATGGTTCCGACGATTATTCTCAATGAGTTGGGGCTTCCAGATATGGTTGTTGGTGCCTCTGGAGGCTCACGTATAAGTCCTTCAGTTTTACAAGTTATTACGAGACGGTACTGGTACCAAATGCCATTGCTAGAAGCTATTGCGTACCCAAGAGTTCACCATCAACTTTTGCCAGATGTTCTAGAAGTGGAAAGCATCCCAATGTTGGGCAAATCCCTCATTAAACAATTAGAGGAAATGGGCCATTTCCCCAAAGAGCTTCCATCAAGATCTGTGGTGAACGGGATATGTCGTGTTAACGCAGAATGGCACGCTGTTAGCGACTACTGGCGGAAAAGAGGCATTGCTGCTGCAatttga
- the TUF1 gene encoding translation elongation factor Tu (mitochondrial): MSFLVPRFAVAKAFRPLSVGARAFSSSLRVSAAAFDRSKPHLNIGTIGHVDHGKTTLTAAITKTLAERGGADFLDYSSIDKAPEERARGITISTAHVEYETEKRHYSHVDCPGHADYIKNMITGAAQMDGAIIVVAATDGQMPQTREHLLLARQVGVQHIVVFVNKVDTIDDPEMLELVEMEMRELLTQYGFDGDNTPVIMGSALCALEGKQPEIGEQAIMKLLDAVDEYIPTPARDLEKPFLMPVEDIFSISGRGTVVTGRVERGNLKKGEEIEIVGHNTTPFKTTVTGIEMFRKELDQAMAGDNAGVLLRGVRRDQLKRGMVLAKPGTVKAHTKFLASLYILTKEEGGRHSGFGENYRPQIYVRTADVTVVLKFPESVEDHSMQVMPGDNVEMECELVHPTPLEAGQRFNIREGGKTVGTGLVTRILE; encoded by the coding sequence ATGTCTTTCTTGGTCCCTAGATTTGCCGTTGCCAAGGCCTTCAGACCTTTGTCTGTTGGTGCAAGAGctttctcttcatcattgCGTGTTTCCGCAGCTGCTTTCGATCGTTCGAAGCCTCATTTGAACATTGGTACCATCGGTCACGTCGATCATGGTAAGACCACTTTGACTGCTGCCATCACCAAGACTCTAGCTGAACGTGGTGGTGCTGACTTTTTGGACTACTCTTCTATTGACAAGgctccagaagaaagagcCAGAGGTATCACTATTTCTACTGCTCATGTTGAATACGAGACTGAAAAGAGACATTACTCCCACGTTGACTGTCCAGGTCACGCTGATTACATCAAGAACATGATTACTGGTGCTGCTCAAATGGACGGtgctattattgttgttgctgctacTGATGGTCAAATGCCTCAAACCAGAGAgcatttgttgttggcCAGACAAGTTGGTGTCCAACACATTGTTGTTTTCGTTAACAAGGTTGACACCATCGATGATCCAGAAATGTTGGAATTGgttgaaatggaaatgaGAGAATTATTGACTCAATATGGCTTTGACGGTGACAACACTCCAGTGATCATGGGTTCTGCTTTGTGTGCCTTGGAAGGTAAGCAACCAGAAATTGGTGAGCAAGCCATCATGAAGTTGTTGGACGCTGTTGACGAATACATCCCAACCCCAGCCCGTGACTTGGAAAAACCATTCTTGATGCCTGTTGAAGATATCTTCTCCATTTCCGGTAGAGGTACTGTCGTCACTGGTAGAGTTGAACGTGGtaacttgaagaagggtgaagaaatcgaaatTGTTGGTCACAACACCACTCCTTTCAAGACTACTGTTACTGGTATTGAAATGTTCAGAAAGGAATTGGACCAAGCCATGGCTGGTGACAACGCTGGTGTCCTTTTGAGAGGTGTCAGAAGAGaccaattgaagagagGTATGGTTTTGGCTAAGCCAGGTACTGTTAAGGCCCACACCAAGTTCTTGGCTTCCTTGTACATTTTGACCAAGGAAGAAGGTGGTAGACACTCCGGTTTCGGTGAAAACTACAGACCACAAATCTACGTCAGAACTGCTGACGTTACCGTCGTCTTGAAGTTCCCAGAATCTGTTGAAGACCATTCCATGCAAGTCATGCCAGGTGACAATGTCGAAATGGAGTGTGAATTGGTTCACCCAACTCCATTGGAAGCTGGTCAACGTTTCAACATCAGAGAAGGTGGTAAGACAGTCGGTACTGGTCTAGTCACTAGAATCTTGGAATAA